In Gimesia panareensis, the genomic window GACCCACATTGAAAGCAAACTGCCTCCTCTGAAAACCGCTCTACGACTCTGCGCGCCGTTAATCACTGCTGTCGAAATAGGCCGCCAGTTCTTCCTTGATATTATTCCACTGCTCGTGATCGCCACTCAGCGCCATCCAGGCCTGCTTGAGCTTGCTCTCCGCCATCCCTGTCGCCTGGGCAACTTTCACTTTGGGGGGCATCGACAGTTCGCCGTTGGTGACCACCGCATCGATCAGAAACGGCGACTCTGCTGCTTTGGCCGCCTTGATCGCCGCCTCGATATCTTTGGCATGTTCAACATGCACGCCCTTAGCGCCGCACCAGCGTGAATATTCCGCCAGATCAGGCACATCGATTTCGAGGACATCTTTTTCGGGAACGATGCCTGCGACTTCCATTTCCAGCTTAACCAGGTCCAGGCTCGAATTGTGCAGCACCAGCATCTTGATCGGCAGGCCACGATTGGCGATCGTGATCCAGTCCTGCATCGCCATCGTAAACGCACCATCCCCGACCAGCGCCCAGACTTCGCGTTCCGGATAGAGTAACTGGGCTCCCAGCGCCGCGGGCAGGCCGACCGCCATCGAGCCGTGATTGAACGAACCAATCATCCGTCGCTCCGAATGAAACGAAATATGCCGCGCCGCCCAAACCGTGATCGTCCCCGTATCCACCACGAAGATCGCATCGTCGCTGGCGTGCTCGTTAATCAGACCTGCAAAGATCTGCGGATGCAGCGGCTCACGATCGCGGTCCGGATCCGCATCCTGCCGCATCTCCTGTCGCCAGTCTTCGAAACTGCCCACAATCTTGTCGTGGAATTCCGACGGGCCGTGCGATTCCACATGCGGCAACAGTTGTGTGAGCGTCGCCTTGATGTCGGCGTGAATTCCCAGGTTCACGCCGACCCGGTTTCCGATGCGGGGCAGATGAGTATCGATCTGCACCACGGTGCAGTCGTGCAGCAGATATTCGGTGTAAGGGAAATCGGTCCCCAGCAGCAT contains:
- a CDS encoding thiamine pyrophosphate-dependent enzyme; this translates as MSRNVSEQLLEILIEAGVTQVFGVIGDALNAFAQAIHNHEQVEWIGVRHEGNASYAAFAQAELSGNLAVCAGTVGPGALHLINGLYNAKRERSPVLAITGQVPVSQIGTSFHQEVDLEKIYSDVCDYQAVIRSPEEAPRVILRAIKEALSNRSVSRIELPADIAEMPCAGDDFIHPLIRSLATLVPAEEQMQQLAELIQAHREKRISILAGAGCREARAEVLELAEKLQAPITHSLRACDIFDHDCPHVAGLTGLIGNPSGYHAVMNTDLLMLLGTDFPYTEYLLHDCTVVQIDTHLPRIGNRVGVNLGIHADIKATLTQLLPHVESHGPSEFHDKIVGSFEDWRQEMRQDADPDRDREPLHPQIFAGLINEHASDDAIFVVDTGTITVWAARHISFHSERRMIGSFNHGSMAVGLPAALGAQLLYPEREVWALVGDGAFTMAMQDWITIANRGLPIKMLVLHNSSLDLVKLEMEVAGIVPEKDVLEIDVPDLAEYSRWCGAKGVHVEHAKDIEAAIKAAKAAESPFLIDAVVTNGELSMPPKVKVAQATGMAESKLKQAWMALSGDHEQWNNIKEELAAYFDSSD